A DNA window from Streptomyces sp. 71268 contains the following coding sequences:
- a CDS encoding MFS transporter, producing the protein MRRATHAHGAGESGLGKLIELHAVNSAGDMMITVALASTVFFSVPTDEARGRVALYLAITLAPFALLAPVIGPLLDRVPHGRRAAMASAMLTRALLALTMADVVSGGGLELYPAALGVLVASKAYGVVRSAVVPRLLPPRFSLVKANSRVTLGGLLATGLAAPIGAGLHQLGPAWPLYGACAVFTMGTILCFTLPHKVDSAKGEARAHVIAHPPHLRSHDHGHGHDHGPAHASHRAADADPDTGSDTSPDTDPETDTDTEAGSATETAGAGATQTGAGAGPAVAAAASTTSGASATTGASTSTTGTSTATADGGATAEQGPPDAREAGAREDAAQVTAGAQVTAEAREAGAHETAGAHEVVPYAGDAAYPGWDEEPIKRPGLRNVGSSVLHAWPANATMRTLSGFLTLFLAFMLREHPLSGLSPELSLGIVAVSAGAGNALGTAIGAGLRARGPELIIVAVLTTSLATAITAAVLYSQVAVAALAAVAGLSQALGKLSLDALIQRDVPENVRTSAFARSETALQMSWVVGGAIGIALPLNGVLGMSTAVCFLALGWLGTVRGLLASARRGTPHPRVA; encoded by the coding sequence GTGCGGCGGGCGACCCATGCGCACGGCGCGGGCGAGTCCGGCCTCGGGAAGCTGATCGAGCTGCACGCGGTGAACTCCGCGGGCGACATGATGATCACCGTCGCGCTCGCCTCGACCGTGTTCTTCTCCGTACCGACCGACGAGGCGCGCGGCCGGGTCGCCCTCTACCTCGCCATCACGCTGGCGCCGTTCGCGCTCCTGGCCCCCGTGATCGGCCCGCTGCTCGACCGCGTGCCGCACGGCCGGCGCGCGGCGATGGCCAGCGCGATGCTGACCCGCGCGCTGCTCGCGCTGACGATGGCCGACGTGGTCAGCGGCGGGGGGCTTGAGCTGTACCCGGCGGCGCTGGGCGTCCTAGTGGCCTCCAAGGCGTACGGCGTGGTGCGCTCGGCGGTCGTGCCCCGGCTGCTGCCGCCACGCTTCTCGCTGGTCAAGGCGAACTCGCGGGTGACGCTCGGCGGGCTGCTCGCCACCGGTCTCGCGGCGCCCATCGGCGCGGGGCTGCACCAGCTCGGGCCGGCGTGGCCGCTCTACGGGGCGTGCGCGGTCTTCACGATGGGCACGATCCTGTGCTTCACGCTGCCGCACAAGGTGGACTCGGCCAAGGGCGAGGCGCGGGCCCACGTCATCGCGCACCCCCCGCACCTGCGCTCCCACGACCACGGTCACGGCCACGACCACGGTCCAGCCCACGCCTCGCACCGCGCTGCCGACGCCGACCCCGATACCGGTTCCGATACCAGTCCTGACACCGACCCCGAGACCGACACTGACACCGAGGCCGGTTCCGCCACCGAGACGGCGGGCGCGGGCGCGACCCAGACCGGGGCCGGGGCCGGGCCGGCGGTCGCGGCCGCCGCGAGCACGACGTCGGGTGCGAGCGCGACGACGGGCGCGAGCACGAGCACGACGGGCACGAGCACGGCCACCGCCGACGGTGGCGCCACCGCCGAGCAGGGCCCGCCCGACGCCCGGGAGGCCGGGGCGCGAGAGGACGCGGCGCAGGTGACGGCCGGGGCGCAGGTGACGGCCGAGGCACGGGAGGCCGGGGCCCATGAGACGGCCGGGGCGCACGAGGTCGTGCCGTATGCCGGCGACGCGGCGTACCCGGGCTGGGACGAGGAGCCGATCAAGCGACCCGGGCTGCGCAACGTGGGCTCGTCGGTGCTGCACGCGTGGCCGGCCAACGCCACCATGCGTACGCTCTCCGGCTTCCTGACCCTCTTCCTCGCCTTCATGCTGCGCGAGCACCCGTTGAGCGGGCTCAGCCCCGAACTGTCGCTGGGCATCGTGGCCGTCTCGGCGGGTGCGGGCAACGCGCTCGGCACCGCGATCGGGGCCGGGCTGCGCGCCCGTGGCCCGGAGCTGATCATCGTGGCCGTGCTGACCACCTCGCTGGCCACGGCCATCACCGCGGCCGTCCTCTACAGCCAGGTGGCCGTCGCCGCCCTGGCCGCCGTCGCGGGCCTCTCGCAGGCGCTGGGCAAGCTGTCGCTGGACGCCCTGATCCAGCGCGACGTGCCGGAGAACGTCCGTACCTCCGCGTTCGCCCGCTCCGAGACCGCGCTCCAGATGTCCTGGGTGGTCGGCGGCGCGATCGGTATCGCGCTGCCGCTCAACGGCGTCCTCGGCATGTCGACGGCCGTCTGCTTCCTCGCCCTCGGCTGGCTCGGCACCGTGCGTGGGCTGCTCGCTTCGGCCAGGCGCGGCACGCCGCACCCGCGCGTGGCTTGA
- the mqnB gene encoding futalosine hydrolase yields MRALIVTAVPAERDAVVRGIRDAGAFEGVERALPGAPGYARHRLALPVTGASDALTLDALDADVLAAGVGPAASAAATGSALATATADGLPYDLVISAGIGGGFGVAPAVPPTGTGSVGGTAGTESAGTGQAAARPAGLALAAVVVADAIVAADLGAETPDGFAAVTDLGFGTIRHLPPAHLVRAAAEATGGVRGSVLTVSTVTGSAERAAELMARHPGAVAEAMEGFGVAEAATAYGVPVLEIRTVSNAVGPRDRAAWRIDAALAALTGAFEALARALPRAMAENSAPTAPAGTVRGAAALHEAASDTAAGGGPT; encoded by the coding sequence ATGCGCGCGCTGATCGTTACCGCGGTCCCGGCCGAACGCGACGCGGTGGTGCGGGGCATCCGGGATGCCGGCGCCTTCGAGGGGGTGGAGCGCGCCCTGCCCGGCGCCCCGGGGTACGCGCGACACCGGCTGGCGCTGCCGGTCACCGGGGCCAGCGACGCCCTGACGCTGGACGCGCTGGACGCCGACGTGCTGGCGGCCGGCGTCGGGCCGGCCGCGTCGGCCGCCGCCACCGGCAGCGCCCTGGCCACCGCGACGGCCGACGGCCTCCCGTACGACCTGGTCATCTCCGCCGGCATCGGCGGCGGCTTCGGCGTGGCCCCGGCCGTACCGCCGACCGGCACGGGGTCGGTCGGCGGTACGGCCGGTACGGAATCGGCCGGCACGGGTCAGGCGGCGGCCCGGCCGGCCGGGCTGGCGCTCGCGGCCGTGGTGGTGGCCGACGCGATCGTCGCCGCCGACCTGGGGGCCGAGACGCCCGACGGCTTCGCCGCCGTCACCGACCTCGGCTTCGGCACCATCCGGCACCTGCCGCCCGCGCACCTGGTGCGGGCGGCGGCCGAGGCCACCGGGGGCGTGCGCGGGAGCGTGCTCACCGTGTCGACGGTCACCGGCAGCGCCGAACGCGCCGCCGAGCTGATGGCCCGCCACCCGGGGGCCGTGGCCGAGGCGATGGAGGGTTTCGGCGTGGCGGAGGCGGCCACCGCGTACGGGGTGCCGGTGCTGGAGATCCGTACCGTCTCCAACGCGGTGGGCCCGCGTGACCGGGCCGCCTGGCGGATCGACGCCGCGCTGGCCGCCCTCACCGGCGCATTCGAGGCGCTCGCGCGGGCGCTGCCGCGGGCCATGGCGGAAAACAGCGCGCCGACCGCCCCGGCGGGAACAGTCCGGGGCGCGGCGGCGCTGCACGAGGCGGCCTCCGACACGGCGGCCGGCGGCGGGCCGACCTGA
- a CDS encoding DUF3027 domain-containing protein codes for MRSRTPDRLCAEAVDLARAAAEEAAFPGPVGEHVALAADGDRVVTHFFECAEPGYRGWRWAVTVARASRAKVVTLDETVLLPGPEALLAPEWVPWSERLRPGDMGPGDLLPTEADDLRLEPGFTGEDAPPPNSVLADEGSPVRAVADGPDGAGRRAPLSGELAQLADTEDADVTPGSPATQPAPVAGAPATAADGSELPVVGTIAGVAQELGLGRARVLSRYGLHVAADRWDEAYGAKTPMAQAAPASCMTCGFLVPLTGSLRQAFGVCANEFSPADGRVVSLSYGCGGHSEAAVMPKPPRPAPPVIDETVVDPLTLRPDRTGGSVEPDGPAEELGHS; via the coding sequence ATGCGAAGCCGTACCCCGGACCGCTTGTGCGCCGAGGCGGTCGATCTTGCCCGTGCGGCGGCCGAGGAGGCGGCGTTCCCGGGCCCCGTCGGCGAACACGTCGCCCTCGCGGCCGACGGGGACCGTGTGGTCACCCACTTCTTCGAGTGCGCGGAACCCGGTTACCGGGGCTGGCGCTGGGCGGTGACCGTCGCCCGCGCCTCCCGCGCCAAGGTCGTCACGCTCGACGAGACGGTGCTGCTGCCCGGCCCCGAGGCGCTGCTGGCGCCGGAGTGGGTGCCCTGGAGCGAGCGACTGCGCCCGGGCGACATGGGCCCCGGCGACCTGCTCCCCACCGAGGCGGACGACCTGCGCCTGGAGCCGGGCTTCACCGGCGAGGACGCCCCGCCGCCCAACTCCGTCCTGGCGGACGAGGGCTCGCCCGTGCGCGCGGTCGCCGACGGCCCCGACGGTGCGGGGCGGCGCGCTCCGCTCTCCGGCGAGCTGGCCCAGCTCGCGGACACCGAGGACGCCGACGTCACGCCCGGCTCCCCGGCCACCCAGCCGGCGCCCGTGGCCGGCGCCCCGGCCACCGCCGCCGACGGCTCCGAGCTGCCCGTGGTCGGCACGATCGCGGGCGTGGCCCAGGAGCTGGGCCTCGGGCGCGCCCGGGTGCTCTCGCGGTACGGGCTGCACGTGGCGGCCGACCGCTGGGACGAGGCGTACGGGGCGAAGACCCCGATGGCGCAGGCGGCCCCGGCCTCCTGCATGACCTGCGGGTTCCTGGTGCCGCTGACGGGATCGCTGCGGCAGGCGTTCGGGGTGTGCGCTAACGAGTTCAGCCCCGCCGACGGCCGCGTGGTCTCCCTCAGCTACGGCTGTGGTGGCCACTCCGAGGCCGCCGTCATGCCCAAGCCGCCGCGCCCGGCCCCGCCCGTCATCGACGAGACGGTGGTCGACCCGCTGACCCTGCGCCCCGACCGTACGGGCGGCTCCGTGGAGCCCGACGGCCCGGCCGAGGAACTCGGCCACTCCTGA